One segment of Pyrococcus sp. ST04 DNA contains the following:
- a CDS encoding ferritin family protein, with the protein MREELVEFERKLYNIYKLGELYARNENPKLVDIFQLLAEESLRHEKTLRTVNFKISGNITFPTIKDSPESLDELIREAIVAEEILAKVYLELAAGLDGSERDILRMMGEEALKHVYRLKLIYSR; encoded by the coding sequence ATGAGGGAAGAGTTGGTTGAGTTTGAGAGGAAGCTTTACAACATCTACAAGCTTGGGGAGCTTTATGCTAGGAATGAAAATCCCAAGCTCGTTGACATATTTCAGTTGTTGGCCGAGGAATCTTTGAGGCACGAAAAAACATTGAGAACAGTCAATTTCAAGATTTCCGGAAATATAACCTTCCCAACTATAAAAGATTCCCCCGAATCTCTGGATGAGCTGATAAGAGAGGCAATAGTTGCCGAGGAGATCCTGGCCAAGGTTTACCTCGAGCTGGCCGCGGGCTTAGACGGTTCTGAGAGGGACATCTTAAGGATGATGGGAGAAGAGGCTTTGAAACATGTCTATCGTCTGAAGCTTATATATTCTCGTTAG
- the serK gene encoding L-serine kinase SerK, producing the protein MGVEKVPKYDIPVKKVEYVFIELDKMKPHEQLVQRELEDFIESVTGSGIFWKPMLLAKIPGTDEYLIVDGHHRWAGLQKLGAKRAPSVILDYFDEGVKVYTWYPAFKGDVNKVIERLKAEGLEVVEDPEAEEKAEKGEIAFALVGEKSYAIPGKLEEQKKVSKVLDEMDQAGEIELVYYGLKEDAKADMEKGEIDYVFIRKAPSKEEVMELVKRGEVFSPKTTRHVLPFIPDKIDVKLEDLF; encoded by the coding sequence ATGGGCGTTGAGAAGGTTCCAAAGTATGATATTCCAGTTAAGAAGGTTGAGTATGTCTTCATAGAGCTTGATAAGATGAAGCCTCATGAGCAACTCGTTCAAAGGGAACTTGAGGACTTCATAGAAAGCGTAACTGGTTCTGGAATATTCTGGAAGCCGATGCTACTAGCGAAGATCCCCGGAACGGATGAGTACCTCATTGTTGACGGCCACCACAGATGGGCCGGGCTTCAAAAGCTCGGCGCCAAGAGGGCTCCCTCAGTCATCCTGGACTACTTCGATGAGGGTGTTAAGGTGTACACATGGTATCCCGCCTTCAAGGGGGACGTCAATAAGGTCATAGAGAGGCTTAAGGCGGAGGGCCTTGAAGTCGTCGAGGATCCAGAGGCCGAGGAAAAGGCTGAAAAAGGAGAGATAGCCTTTGCACTCGTTGGCGAAAAGAGCTATGCGATTCCGGGGAAGCTCGAGGAGCAGAAGAAGGTTAGCAAGGTTCTTGACGAGATGGATCAGGCGGGAGAAATAGAGCTAGTTTACTACGGCCTCAAAGAGGACGCGAAGGCTGATATGGAGAAAGGTGAGATAGATTACGTCTTTATCAGGAAAGCCCCAAGCAAGGAAGAGGTCATGGAGCTAGTTAAGAGAGGAGAAGTGTTCTCACCTAAAACGACGAGACACGTGCTTCCTTTCATCCCAGATAAAATAGACGTTAAGCTCGAGGATCTCTTCTAG